A window of the Pristis pectinata isolate sPriPec2 chromosome 27, sPriPec2.1.pri, whole genome shotgun sequence genome harbors these coding sequences:
- the LOC127583786 gene encoding ATP-sensitive inward rectifier potassium channel 1-like isoform X1: protein MFKYLRRRFTRNRAGHNRRRARLVSKDGRCNIEFGNVREHSKIGFLVDIWTTVLDLKWRYQMAIFISAFLGSWFLFGLLWYAVAYMHRDLPEFSPSHSHIPCVQNINGLTSAFLFSLETQVTIGYGFRCVTEQCGEAIFLLVTQSILGVIINSFMCGAILAKISRPKKRAKTITFSKSAVISKRGGKLCLLIRVANLRKSLLIGSHIYGKLLKTTVTLEGETIIMDQVNIDFVVDAGNENLFFISPLTIYHIIDKTSPFYEMSAETIKQQDFELVVFLDGTIEATSATCQVRTSYIPEEVFWGYRFAPIVSKSKEGKYRVDFSNFGKTVQVDTPHCAHCHQTEKEAKINSKKAYDNLMAQVNEVNETKM, encoded by the coding sequence ATGTTCAAATACCTCCGCAGAAGATTCACCAGAAACCGAGCAGGACACAACCGACGGAGAGCTCGTCTGGTTTCCAAAGATGGGAGGTGTAATATCGAATTTGGAAATGTTCGGGAACATTCAAAGATTGGCTTCCTTGTGGATATTTGGACAACTGTCCTTGACCTCAAGTGGAGATACCAGATGGCTATCTTTATCTCAGCATTTCTGGGAAGTTGGTTTCTCTTTGGTTTGCTGTGGTACGCTGTTGCTTACATGCATAGGGATCTGCCTGAATTTTCACCTTCCCATAGCCACATACCTTGTGTGCAGAACATCAATGGATTGACTAGTGCCTTTCTCTTCTCACTTGAGACTCAGGTCACTATTGGTTATGGCTTCAGATGTGTGACAGAACAGTGTGGTGAGGCTATCTTCCTCCTGGTGACTCAGTCTATCCTTGGTGTTATCATTAACTCTTTCATGTGCGGAGCCATTCTGGCCAAGATTTCCAGGCCAAAGAAACGAGCAAAAACCATTACCTTCAGCAAGAGCGCGGTGATCAGCAAACGTGGGGGCAAACTCTGTCTCCTCATCCGTGTGGCCAACCTCAGGAAAAGCCTTCTGATTGGCAGCCATATTTATGGCAAACTTTTGAAAACCACGGTGACACTAGAGGGGGAAACCATCATAATGGACCAGGTCAACATAGATTTTGTTGTTGACGCCGGGAATGAGAATCTATTCTTCATATCCCCTCTGACAATCTACCACATCATTGACAAAACCAGTCCTTTTTACGAGATGTCAGCTGAGACCATCAAGCAGCAAGACTTCGAGTTGGTGGTCTTCCTGGATGGCACAATCGAAGCCACCAGTGCCACCTGCCAAGTACGCACCTCGTACATCCCAGAGGAAGTGTTCTGGGGCTACCGCTTCGCACCCATCGTCTCCAAATCTAAGGAAGGGAAATATAGAGTAGATTTCTCCAACTTTGGTAAAACAGTGCAGGTGGACACCCCACACTGTGCACACTGCCATCAGACTGAGAAGGAGGCTAAGATCAATAGTAAGAAGGCTTATGACAACCTGATGGCCCAAGTCAATGAAGTAAATGAGACCAAAATGTGA
- the LOC127583786 gene encoding ATP-sensitive inward rectifier potassium channel 1-like isoform X2, with translation MAIFISAFLGSWFLFGLLWYAVAYMHRDLPEFSPSHSHIPCVQNINGLTSAFLFSLETQVTIGYGFRCVTEQCGEAIFLLVTQSILGVIINSFMCGAILAKISRPKKRAKTITFSKSAVISKRGGKLCLLIRVANLRKSLLIGSHIYGKLLKTTVTLEGETIIMDQVNIDFVVDAGNENLFFISPLTIYHIIDKTSPFYEMSAETIKQQDFELVVFLDGTIEATSATCQVRTSYIPEEVFWGYRFAPIVSKSKEGKYRVDFSNFGKTVQVDTPHCAHCHQTEKEAKINSKKAYDNLMAQVNEVNETKM, from the coding sequence ATGGCTATCTTTATCTCAGCATTTCTGGGAAGTTGGTTTCTCTTTGGTTTGCTGTGGTACGCTGTTGCTTACATGCATAGGGATCTGCCTGAATTTTCACCTTCCCATAGCCACATACCTTGTGTGCAGAACATCAATGGATTGACTAGTGCCTTTCTCTTCTCACTTGAGACTCAGGTCACTATTGGTTATGGCTTCAGATGTGTGACAGAACAGTGTGGTGAGGCTATCTTCCTCCTGGTGACTCAGTCTATCCTTGGTGTTATCATTAACTCTTTCATGTGCGGAGCCATTCTGGCCAAGATTTCCAGGCCAAAGAAACGAGCAAAAACCATTACCTTCAGCAAGAGCGCGGTGATCAGCAAACGTGGGGGCAAACTCTGTCTCCTCATCCGTGTGGCCAACCTCAGGAAAAGCCTTCTGATTGGCAGCCATATTTATGGCAAACTTTTGAAAACCACGGTGACACTAGAGGGGGAAACCATCATAATGGACCAGGTCAACATAGATTTTGTTGTTGACGCCGGGAATGAGAATCTATTCTTCATATCCCCTCTGACAATCTACCACATCATTGACAAAACCAGTCCTTTTTACGAGATGTCAGCTGAGACCATCAAGCAGCAAGACTTCGAGTTGGTGGTCTTCCTGGATGGCACAATCGAAGCCACCAGTGCCACCTGCCAAGTACGCACCTCGTACATCCCAGAGGAAGTGTTCTGGGGCTACCGCTTCGCACCCATCGTCTCCAAATCTAAGGAAGGGAAATATAGAGTAGATTTCTCCAACTTTGGTAAAACAGTGCAGGTGGACACCCCACACTGTGCACACTGCCATCAGACTGAGAAGGAGGCTAAGATCAATAGTAAGAAGGCTTATGACAACCTGATGGCCCAAGTCAATGAAGTAAATGAGACCAAAATGTGA